The sequence cgtgccgcttcccTGGCAGACTCCTACCAAGACACGCCCGCCGAATAAAGACCATGTTCCACGTCGACAAACCCAGAGACCAGTGCCAATCGACCCCCAaacaagccccccacccccaagggggCTTCTCCTCAGGCCCATAGGGctccccccaaatcccacagTCACTCCGACCCGGAGGGAAGGCTGGCCTGTCCCGCCTCCCGACAACCCAGGCCGGCCCTCCTTTCTGGAGGACTATATTTGGAAGCTGCTGACATCACAAAGGTGTCAACTGGCAACTGTGGTGCCCAGGTGATCTcggctctccctcccggccctcctcctcctccttcctcccgctCGGCCCCGGAGAAGGAGCGGGTCCTCCCGGGCCAGCCAAATGGGCCGGTGGCCGGCGGCGGTATCCACACCGTGACTTGGGCCCCGTCCGCCGGCGATGGGGGCCGGCCGGCCCGAGGCGGGGGGCCCGTAGCCGTCTCCGGCCGCCATGCGCTGGTGGCCACTCCTGCTGCTGGCCCTGGGGCCGGTGGCCACCGGTAGCCCGAATTGCCCCGCGGGCTGCTCCTGCCAGGCCCTGGAGGCGAACTGCTCCGGGCTCGGGCTAGAGGCCTACCCCCGAGGCCTGCCCCTGTCCACCCGCCGCCTGCTCCTGGCCTCCAACAGGCTGACCTTCCTGCCCGCCGTGGAGCTGGGCCACCTCAGCGACCTGGTCCACCTGGACTGCGGCCACAACCTCCTGTCCGAGGTGGCCGACTTCACCTTCGCCGGGGTGGGCCGGCTGGTCCACCTGGACCTCAGCTTCAACAACCTGAGCTCCCTGTCCGCCGAGAGCTTCTCCTCCCTGGGGGCCCTCATGGTCCTCAACCTCTCCCACAACCCCCGGCTGGCCGCCGTCCCCCGCGACGCTTTCGCCAACGCCACGTCCCTGAGGCAGCTGGACCTGAGCAGCACGGGCCTGACCTTTCTGGACGCCCTGACCATCAGCCAGATCCCTAGCCTGCGCTCCCTGCACCTTGGCGGGAACCCCTGGATCTGTAGATGTAACCTCTTGGGCCTCACCATCCATTTGCTGGTGACTCACATCAACTACCCAGGTAAGAGACGGGAAGGAACTCCTTTTTTATTTactaaatggcatttgctaagcgcttactacatgccgagccctggggaagatacaagctcgtCGTACTGGACGCaagtccacatcctacctctccatccccgttttacggatgaggcacagagaatactaattacggtatttgttgagcgcttactacgggaagcagcgtggctcagtggaaagagccccggctttggagtcagaggtcgtgggttcaaatcctggctccgccacttgtcagctgtgtgaccttgggcaagtcacttcacttctccgggcctcagttccctcaactggaaaatggggatgaagactgtgagccccatatgggacaatttgattaccttgtatctaccccagcgcttagaacagtgcttggcacatagtaagcgcttaacaaatagcaacattattattattattattacatgctgggAAGTGGGATATAttcaagctcatcgggttggacgcaatgcACGTCCcacattttaatctccattttacagatgagagaactgaggcacagagaatactaattacggtatctgttaagcgcttactacgtgccgggccatgggagagattcaagctcatcgggttggacgcagtccacgtcccacattttaatctccattttacagatgagagaactgaggcacagagaatactaattatggtatctgttaagcgcttactacgtgccgggccgtGGGAGAGAttcaagctcatcgggttggacgcagtccatgtcccacaatttaatctccattttacagatgagagaactgaggcacagagaatactaattacagtgtttgttaagtgcttactatgtgccgggcagtgggatagattcaagctcatcgggttggacgcagtccacgtcccacattttaatctccattttacagatgagagaactgaggcacagagaatactaattacggtatctgttaagcgcttactacgtgccgggccgtgggatagattcaagctcatcgggttagacgcagtccacgtcccacactttaatctccattttactgatgagggaactgaggcacagagaataataatcatcgtatttgttaagcgcttattacgtgccgggcaccaaactaagcactggggtagatacgagataatcagattggacacagtccctgacccacttggggttcacgggtcttaatccccattttacagatgagggaagtgaggtacggagaataatagtcattatggtaataattatggtatttgtttagtgcttttaacagatgagagagctgaggcacagagaataatcataattattaggtTCAGTTGAATGTCCCCATCTTCTGGGTGATAAATCCCAGACCCCCAGGGACTCTGAACTGAGGATGAACTGAGCGTGCCCAGTTGAGTTTTCCCAGCATTTTGGGAAGTCCGGAAAGTCCCAGAATGCCATGAGGCACAGCTGTCAAGGTGACGGTGGAGgcccgaggtaataataatagtaataatgataataataataataatggcatttgttaagcgcttactatgtgcaaggcaccgttctaagcactggaaggggatacaaggtgatcaggttgtcccccgtggggctcacggtcttcatccccattttacagatgagggcactgaggttcagagaagttaagtgagttgcccaaggtcacacagcagacacgtgacgggGGTAGACGTCACCCCGGGGTCGCAGCCTCGTGCTCGGAGCAGATGGGGGAGACGCCGTGCCCTTTACGCTCCCGAGCGTTGTCGTGACTCTGAGGGCATCTGGAAGGAGGCTGCCAAATTACCTCAGGAGATTACCAACCTGCAGGCCTCAGTTATGGTGTCTTTTagctgctcactatgtgctgagcgctggggttgctGACTTGTTGTTGTTGACTTCTGTTGCTgacttggtacttcccaagcgcttagtccagtgctctgcacacagtaagtgctcaataaatacggttgaatgaatgaatgaatggggtggaaacaaggttTTCCAATCGGGATGACATCCCTGGTCTTCATCCAGCTCAGTCCCATTTaacagagaagaaaactgagccccagaggtcacatttcaggccaggggcagaggtggggtagaaacccagcgtggctcagagaagcagtgtggctcaatggaaagagcccgggctttggagtcagaggtcatgggttcgaatcccggctccgccacatgtctgctgtgtgaccttgggcaaatcacttaacttctctgagcctcagttacctcagctgtaaaatggggattaagaccgtaagccccacgtgggacaacctgatcactttgtagcccccccatcgcttagaacagtgctttgcacatagtaagcgcttaagaaatgccaacattattattattattattaaacccaagtctcctgcctcccagccccagctctctttttttaaaaaaatggtatttgttaagcgcttaatgtatattgtattaagcgctggggaagatacaagcttatcaggttggacacagtccctgtcccacgtgggactcacagtcttcatccccattttccagatgagggaaccgaggcccagagaagtgaagcgactcgcccaaggtcgcacgacaGACTAGagacagagccgggtttagaacccaggtccttctgacttccaggcctggcctctatccactgggctacccTGCTTCCCAAATGTGATCGCgttggaggcagcgtggctcaatggaaagaacccgggcttgggagtcagaggtcatgggttcaaattccagctccgccaattgtcagctgtgggactttgggcaagtcaactcacctctctgggcctcagttccctcttctgtaaaatggggatgaagactgtgagccccccgtgggacaacctgatcaccttgtatccccctccataataataataataataataattggcatttattaagtgcttactatgtgcaaagcactgttctaagcgctggggaggatacagggtgatcaggttgtcccacgtggggctcacagtcttaatccccattttacagatgaggtaactgaggcccagagaagttaagtgacttgcccaagatcacacagcagacagcgcttagaacagtgctttgcacatagtaagcgcttaacaaatgccatcattattattattatttacccctaaACCTAGTATTGTGCTTAGCCTTTATtacgtgcttgacaaataccattattattattattattagattatgctGCATTGCCCCAGGGCTTAACGCAATGCTctccacataagcacttaaatagtattttacaggcagggaacatgcctgctaagtcTTGTATtggacacttccaagtgcttagtacagtgtcctgcacatactaagtgctcagtaccattgactgattattattatatccacccctGAACCTAATCCAGTTCTCAacccctactaagcgcttaactattattatcattattatcatcatcattacgtgATTACATTGTCAAtgaccaatattcattcattccatcgtctttattgagcgcttactgtgtgcagatcactgtgctaagcgcttggaaagtccaatttgtcaacagatagagaccatccctacccaatatctatcccagagcccaGCACGGAGCTCAGCCCAGAGTAAGCACCGGACAACCGATATCATGTCcattgtactgattgagcgcttactatgtgccgagcactgtactaagcgcttggaagagttcaatagaacaataaacacattccctgctcacggtgagcTTGGTGGCAACGTAGGCCCCTTACCCTGGAgacttccttattcattcattcggtcgtatttattgagcgctcactgcatgccgaacactgtactaagcgctcaggggagtccaatagaacaataaacagacacactccctgcccataaggagctcagtgACACTGTAGGACGCTCATCCTGTGCCATCCTTATTCATTTACTTCTTCAAtgacatttcatcatcatcatcatcaatcgtatttattgagcgcttactatgtgcagagcactgtactaagcgcttgggaagtacaaattggcaacatatagagacagtccctacccaacagtgggctcacagtctaaaagactgtgatttaTTTAGGACGCTCATCCTGTGCcctccatattcattcactccttcgatcagtgtggctctgtggcaggagcatgggctttgaggtcagaggtcatgggttcaaatcccggctccgccccttgtcagctgtgtgactttgggcaagtcacttcacttctctgggcctcagtgacctcatctgtcaaatggggatgaagactgtgtgccccccgtggcacaacctgatcaccttgtaacctccccagtgcttagaacagtgcttggcacatagtaagcgcttaaccaatgccatcattattattattattatttattgagcgctcactgcatgctgagcactgtactaagcgcttgggagagtccaatagaacaacagacagacacactccctgcccacagtgggctcaatgacacagaagctgcgtggctcagtggaaagagcccgggcttgggagtcagaggccgtgggttctaattccggctccaccagttgtcaactgtgtgactttgggcaagtcacttcacttctctgtgcctcagttacctcatctggaaaatagggatgaagactgtgagccccacacgcgacaacctgatcaccttgtatccccacccccagcacttagaacggtgttttgcacatagtaagcacttaacaaataccatcatcatcatcatcatcatcatcccgtgccctccttattcactcattccttcgctcggatttattgagcgctcaccacaggccgggcactgtactagagaggcagcgtggctcagtggaaaagagcctgggctttggagtcagaagtcacgggttctaatcccggctctgccacttgtcaactgtgtgactttgggcaagtcacttcatttctctgtgcctcagtgacctcctctgtaaaatggggattgagactgtgagccccccgtgggacaacctgatcaccttgtatcctccccccagcacttagaacagtgctctgcacatagtaagtgcttaacttacttctagacttgtgagccccccttctagactgtgagcccactgttgggtagggaccgtctctctatgttgccaacttggacttcccaagcgcttagttcagtgctctgcacacagtaagcgctcaataaatatgattgattgattgattaactgtgagcccacagttgggtagggaccgtctctctatgttgccaacttgtacttcccaagcgcttagtacagtgctctgcacacagtaagtgctcaatacatacgattgattgattgattaactgtgagcccactgctgggtagggaccgtctctatatattgccaactttgacttcccaagcgcttagtccagtgctctgcacccagtaagcgctcaataaatacgattgattgattgattgattaactgtgagcccacagttgggtagggaccatctctatatgttgccaacttggacttcccaagcgcttagcccagtgctctgcacccagtaagcgctcaataaatacgattgattgaatgattgattctagactgtgagcccactgttgggtagggaccgtctccatatgttgccaacttggacttcccaagcgcttagtccagtgctctgcacacagtaagtgctcaataaatacgattgattgattgattgattaactgtgagcccactgttgggtagggaccgtctctatatgttgccaacttggacttcccaagggcttagcccagtgctctgcacacagtaagcactcaataaatacgattgattgattaactgtgagcccactgttgggtagggaccgtctctctatgttgccaacttggacttcccaagtgcttactcggcacaaagtaagtgctcaataaatacgattgattgattaactgtgagcccactgttgggtagggaccgtctctctatgttgccaacttggacttcccaagcacttagcccagtgctctgcacacagtaagcgctcaataaatacgattgattgattaactgtgagcccactgttgagtagggaccgtctctatatgttgccaacttgtacttcccaagtgcttactcggcacaaagtaagcgctcaataaatacgattgattgattaactgtgagcccactgttgggtagggaccgtctctctatgttgccaacttggacttcccaagcgcttagcccagtgtgcagagcacacagtaagcgctcaacaaatacgaccgattgattaacaaacaccatcatcatcctcctcctcccatgcCCTCCTTATCCACTCattccttggacttcccaagcgcttagcccagtgctctgcacgcagtaagcgctcaacaaatacgaccgattgattaacaaacgccatcatcatcatcctcctcctcccacgcCCTCCTTATCCACTCATTCCGTCGCTGGCATTTCCCGAGCGCTCGCGGCGGCGGGCCGGGCACCGTGGCGAGCGCCCCGGGGGGTCCCGTAGGCCGATAAGGCGGGCGCTGTGGCCGTGTCCCCCAGACGAGCAGAACGCCACGTGCCGGAGCCCGGAGGAGCTGGAGGGCTGGCCCCTGAGCCGCGTGGGCAACCCGCTGCGCTACATGTGCCTCACGCACCTGGACCGGCTGGACTACGCCTTCCTGCTGCTCATCGGCTTCTGCATCTTCTCGGCGGGCACGGCCGTGGCCTGGCTGACCGGGGCCTGCGCCGTCCTCTACGAGAGCGTCACTCGCAAgacggacgacgacgacgacgacggcggcGACGACCCCAGGCCTCCTCAGCTGCTCCCCGGCCCGGGCCGGGACAGCCCCCTCGACGTGGTTTAGTCCTCCCTCCTGGACCCCCCTCAAAGAAATACACTGAAAGACTGAGAACAATCCCGGCCCCCggcgtctatcaatcaatcaatcaatcaatcaatcgcatttatcgagcgctcactgcctgctgagcactgtactaagcacttttacttggctcttttagactgtgagcccactgttgggtagggactgtctctctatgttgccgatttgtacttcccaagcggctctgcacacagtaagcgctcaataaatacgattgatgatgatgagcgcttcctgtgtgcagagcactggactaagcgcttgggaagtacaagttggcaacatctagagacggtccctacgtctAGTGGAGAGGCGACGCGGCCTAGCAGGtagagcggcgtggctcggtggaaagagcccgggcttgggagtcggagggcctgggttcaaatcccggccctgccggttgtcggctgggtgaccttgggcaagccacttcacttctctgggggctcacagtcttcatccccatttaacagatgaggtcactgaggccccgagaagtgaagtgacttgcccaaagtcacccagctgacaattggcggagctgggatttgaacccacgacctctgactccaaagcccacactctttccactgagccacgctgcttctccatccttgtatcctccctagcacttagaacagtgctttgcacatagtaagcacttaacaaatgccatcattattattattatttttattattttagagcccaggcctgggcatcagaaggacccgagttctagttcgcttgtccgctgtgggaccttggacgagtcacttcacttctttgggcctcggcgacctcatctgggaaatggggatgaaggcagtgagctccacatggggtagGGACGGTTTCCGATtggctcctataataataataataataatgatggcatttgttaagcacttactacgtgccaagcactgttctaagcatggagggggatacaaggtgatgaggttgtcccactgagggctcacagtcttcatccccattttatagatgagggaactgaggcccggagaagtgaagtgacttgcccaaagtctatccaccccggggcttagagcagtgcttggcacaaagtaagtgcttaacaaattcagtcattcaatcatatttattgagcgcttaccgtgtacagagcactgtactaagcgcttaacaaatgccccttggactgtgtccaacctgattagcttatttttaccccagtacttcttgcagtaagcacttagtaagcgctttgataccagaaaaaaaaaaatatatatatatatatgtattgagcacccatGTGGGCAGCAGCGCTTGGAAGGGCATtatagatttagtagacaggaggagcttccaatctgctgaggcagagcactgtactaagcgcctgggagggccCAATAGTCAGTAGgcaccattccctgccctcgagaagcttccaatctgctgagtgcagagcactgtactgagcgattgggagagcataataggaGGCGTgatccctgtcctgaaggaggtaataataataataataatgataataatgatggtatttattaagcacttaccatgtgccaagcactgttctaagcacgggggtgggggggggatacaaggcaatcaggttgtcccacgtggtgctaacagtcttaatccccattttacagaccgaactggtgcagtgcttggcacaaagtaagtgcttaacaaattcattcattcaatcatatttattgagcgcttaccgtgtgcagggcactgtactaagtgcttaacaaatgccccttggactgtgtccaacctgattagcttgtttctactccagtacttcttgcagtaagcacttagtaagcactttgataccagaaaaaaaattaaaaaaaaatatatatatacatatatattgagcacccatGTGGGGagcagcgcttgggagggcattatagatttagtagacaggaggagcttccaatctgctgaggcaaagcactgtactaagcgcctgggagagcccaatagTCAGTAGGcaccattccctgcccttgagaagcttccaatctgctgagtgcagagcactgtactgagcgattgggagagcataataggaggtgtgatccctgtcctgaaggaggtaataataataataataatgataatgatgatggtatgtattaagcgcttaccatgtgccaagcactgttctaagcactggggggggggggggatacaaggcgatcaggttgtcccacggggcgctcacagtcttaatccccattttacagacagaactggtgcagtgcttggcacaaagtaagtgcttaacaaattcattcattcaatcatatttattgagcgcttaccgtgtgcagggcactgtactaagtgcttaacaaatgccccttggactgtgtccaacctgattagcttgtttctaccccagtacttcttgcagtaagcacttagtaagcgctttgataccagaaaatatatatatatatattgagcacccatGTGGGGAGCAGAGCTTGGGAGGGCATtatagatttagtagacaggaGGAACTTCCAATCTGCtgaggcaaagcactgtactaagcgcctgggagagcccaatagTCAGTAggtgccattccctgcccttgagaagcttccaatctgttgagtgcagagcactgtactgagcgattgggagagcataatagttAGGAGGCGTgatccctgtcctgaaggaggtaagaataataataataatggtaattattaagcacttaccatgtgccaagcactgttctaagcactgggggggatacaaggcgatcaggttgtcccacggggggctcacagtcttaatccccattttacagacagaacTGGTAAACGCGTTCCCGGCAGTAATCCGCCTGCTCGGTcatttgattaatcaatcagtggtcattCAATCCTCACtgggggcggagcactgtactaagcgcttgggaaaatgtggtagagttagtagacacgcttCCTACCCTTAAAGGTTTTACAGTCTTCAGTACTGAGCACTTTAGAGAGCGAGTTATTAGTCATGAGCCCTGCCCTTGAGATGCTTCCAGTCTATAGTGAGcacggcgctgtactgagcacttggtagagtccaatagagtcatgaagcagtgtggctcaatggaaagagcccgggcttgggagtcagaggtcaggggttcaaatcccggctccgacaactgtcagctgtgtgactttgggcaagtcacttcacttctctgggcctcagttacagcatctgtaaaatggggattaagacagtgagccccccctcccccacccatgggacaacctgatcatcttgtaacctccccagcccttagtacagtgctttgatgatgatgatgatgatggcatttgttaagcgcttacgatgtgcaaagcactgttctaagcgctggggaggttacaaggtgatcaggttgtctcagggggtctcacagtcttaatcccacatagtaaacacttaataaatgcaatcgtattattattattctctgggcctcagttccctcatctgtaaaatggggatgaagactgtgagccccacgtgggacaacctgatcaccttgtatcctccccagcgcttagaacagtgctttgcacatagtaagcgcttaataaatgccattattattattattattatccccgctctcaaggagctttcatcTACGGTGAGGAGTGCACCGTCCAACAGAGTcgacagataataacaataataataacaatggtatttgtgaagcgcttactatgtgccaagcactgatctaagcactggggtagttacaaggtgatcaggttgtcccacgtggggctcgcagtcttcatcccccttttccagatgagggaactgaggcctagagaagtgaagtggcttgctcaggctcacacagcagaggagtggcgggggcaggattagaacccaggacctctgactcccaagcccgggctgtttctgctaagccatgctgtgacCCTTCTAATGAGGGGGTGGTTAGGGTAGGGGGGGGACGGGGGTCAGCGCACCCCAGCTGGTGTCCTCTCACTCCCGTGAGCCCCAGGCTACCCTCTGGGCTATgctgctagataataataataataataataataataataataataataataataataataataataatggcatttgttaagcgcttactctgtgtcaagcactgttctacgcactgggaggggatacaaggtgatcaggttgtcccccgtggggctcacagccttcatccccattttacagatcaatcaatcagtcgatcgtatttattgagcgcttactgtgtgcagagcactgtactaagcacttacagatgaggtcactgaggcccagaggagtgaagcgtacgAGTGCCACGCCAATCCT comes from Tachyglossus aculeatus isolate mTacAcu1 chromosome 16, mTacAcu1.pri, whole genome shotgun sequence and encodes:
- the LRRC52 gene encoding leucine-rich repeat-containing protein 52, with protein sequence MRWWPLLLLALGPVATGSPNCPAGCSCQALEANCSGLGLEAYPRGLPLSTRRLLLASNRLTFLPAVELGHLSDLVHLDCGHNLLSEVADFTFAGVGRLVHLDLSFNNLSSLSAESFSSLGALMVLNLSHNPRLAAVPRDAFANATSLRQLDLSSTGLTFLDALTISQIPSLRSLHLGGNPWICRCNLLGLTIHLLVTHINYPDEQNATCRSPEELEGWPLSRVGNPLRYMCLTHLDRLDYAFLLLIGFCIFSAGTAVAWLTGACAVLYESVTRKTDDDDDDGGDDPRPPQLLPGPGRDSPLDVV